Proteins encoded together in one uncultured Desulfosarcina sp. window:
- a CDS encoding PilZ domain-containing protein has translation MKNILIVDNDPVTLHTIVGLLKSQSTFLQALSAANIQTAMDTLAAHEIHILITGMHLPEMDTFELLSILVADYPETRAIVMTNNASSMFRTKLRQIPSVIHFDQALDISMLTKRIFTELQIDYGGQVRGISLSSFLQMIELERRACTLQITAKGKLGTIYLIGGKPVAAKMGLLEGKAAALHILTWENVLIDIDYAPCEIKKEFDLPLMNLLLESGRILDEKQSQRPNQRKFDRYDCLVGVDYDISDWTYQCNMRDISEGGVYIETEQFLKVGQRLIISLSSPILEKTCGIKGTVVRRDPKGIGVRFEALTLYQKQVIRSLTESRCTPIAHVPGSTPPS, from the coding sequence ATGAAAAACATCCTGATTGTCGACAATGATCCCGTCACACTGCATACGATTGTGGGGCTTTTGAAAAGCCAGAGTACGTTTCTCCAGGCTCTGTCTGCGGCCAACATTCAGACGGCCATGGATACCCTCGCTGCTCACGAGATCCACATTCTGATCACCGGCATGCACCTCCCCGAAATGGATACCTTTGAGCTTTTGTCCATATTGGTAGCCGACTATCCGGAAACCCGCGCCATCGTGATGACCAACAACGCATCGTCCATGTTCCGCACCAAATTGCGGCAGATACCTTCGGTCATTCACTTTGATCAGGCCCTGGACATCAGCATGCTCACCAAACGGATTTTCACCGAACTGCAGATCGACTACGGCGGGCAGGTAAGGGGCATCAGCCTCTCCTCTTTTCTTCAGATGATCGAACTGGAGCGGCGCGCCTGTACATTACAAATCACGGCCAAGGGAAAACTGGGCACCATCTATTTAATCGGCGGCAAGCCCGTCGCCGCTAAAATGGGGCTGCTCGAAGGCAAGGCCGCCGCCCTGCACATTCTCACCTGGGAAAACGTACTGATCGATATCGACTACGCGCCCTGCGAAATCAAAAAGGAATTCGATTTACCGCTGATGAACCTGCTGCTGGAAAGCGGCCGCATCCTGGACGAAAAACAGAGCCAGCGTCCCAACCAGAGAAAATTCGACCGCTACGACTGTCTGGTGGGCGTGGACTACGACATCAGCGATTGGACCTATCAGTGCAATATGCGGGATATCAGCGAAGGCGGGGTGTATATCGAGACTGAACAGTTCCTCAAGGTAGGGCAGCGGCTGATTATTTCCCTATCCTCTCCCATTTTGGAAAAAACCTGCGGCATTAAAGGAACGGTGGTTCGGCGGGATCCCAAGGGGATCGGCGTGCGCTTCGAAGCGTTGACGCTCTACCAGAAACAGGTTATCCGCTCTTTGACCGAATCCCGCTGCACGCCGATCGCCCATGTCCCGGGGAGCACCCCGCCATCTTGA
- a CDS encoding response regulator has translation MMHRKKILIVDPSPNCLRQLKEAIETYETLVDVSDAPDAKRAREVLRKHLPDIAFIEVDMPLDDGLALIRSIRRLAPDSRIVVLTGNVSEDCRIQSREHGANDHFYKEAVTGIRLVDFIHEIIRR, from the coding sequence ATGATGCACCGCAAAAAAATCCTGATTGTCGATCCGTCGCCCAATTGTCTCCGCCAACTGAAGGAAGCCATCGAAACCTACGAAACCCTCGTGGACGTTTCCGATGCGCCCGATGCCAAGCGGGCCAGGGAGGTCCTGAGAAAACACCTGCCCGACATCGCCTTCATCGAAGTCGATATGCCTTTGGATGACGGCCTGGCCCTGATCCGCTCCATCCGCAGGCTGGCGCCGGACAGCCGGATTGTCGTGCTGACCGGCAATGTCTCGGAGGATTGCCGAATCCAATCCCGGGAGCATGGCGCCAACGACCATTTTTACAAGGAAGCGGTTACCGGCATCCGGCTGGTCGATTTTATCCACGAGATCATCCGGCGGTGA